The following are from one region of the Anguilla rostrata isolate EN2019 chromosome 7, ASM1855537v3, whole genome shotgun sequence genome:
- the clp1 gene encoding polyribonucleotide 5'-hydroxyl-kinase Clp1 isoform X2, whose translation MEIRSERVRHLCLILPGYLCLVMAADGPEKAGDEGTGGVGSSSSGGVRFELEKETELRFEVEVGERAQLELLSGMAEVFGSELNRNKKYTFGPGSKIAVFTWQGCSVSLTGKTEVAYVSRDTPMLLYLNTHAALEQMRQQAERDNERGPRVMVVGPTDVGKSTVCRLLLNYAVSVPGTVSALCIERPADVEEGFSVQAPLVYHFGSTTPGTNIKLYNKLTSCLAEVFSQRCEVNRRASVGGCIINTCGWVKSSGYQALVHCASAFEVDVVLVLDQERLYNELKRDLPHFVRVVLLPKSGGVVERSKACRRDTRDEKIREYFYGFRGASFYPHAFDVRFSDVRIYKIGAPSIPDSCLPLGMSQDDTQLKLVPVTPGRDLTHHVLSVSCVEDEGGEGGRAGRRGVLESPVCGFIVVTAVDTQAQVMTVLSPAPRPLPRHTLLIMDIRFIDLK comes from the exons ATGGAAATTCGTTCGGAGCGTGTTCGTCATCTGTGTTTGATTCTTCCTGGGTACCTATGCTTG GTGATGGCAGCAGATGGGCCTGAGAAGGCAGGGGATGAAGGAACAGGCGGGGTGGGGAGTTCGAGCAGTGGCGGGGTGCGGTtcgagctggagaaggagacagagctgcGTTTTGAGGTGGAGGTCGGGGAAAGAGCACAGCTTGAGCTGCTGTCTGGGATGGCTGAGGTCTTTGGCTCTGAACTGAACCGCAACAAGAAGTACACCTTTGGGCCCGGGTCCAAGATTGCTGTCTTCACCTGGCAGGGTTGCAGTGTGTCTCTGACCGGGAAGACTGAG GTGGCATATGTTTCCCGGGATACGCCCATGCTTCTGTACCTGAACACACATGCCGCTCTGGAGCAGATGAgacagcaggcagagagagacaatgagagaggaccaagg GTGATGGTAGTGGGGCCCACAGATGTGGGGAAGTCGACGGTGTGCCGGCTGCTCCTGAACTACGCT GTATCTGTTCCTGGGACCGTGTCCGCACTGTGTATCGAGCGTCCCGCAGACGTGGAGGAGGGCTTCTCGGTTCAGGCCCCTCTGGTGTACCACTTTGGCTCCACCACCCCCGGAACCAACATCAAACTCTACAACAAG CTGACGTCATGCCTGGCGGAGGTGTTCTCCCAGCGCTGTGAGGTGAACCGCAGAGCCAGTGTGGGTGGCTGCATCATTAACACGTGCGGCTGGGTGAAGAGTTCTGGGTACCAGGCTCTGGTGCACTGCGCCTCTGCCTTCGAGGTGGACGTGGTCCTGGTTCTGGACCAGGAGCGGCTTTACAACGAGCTCAAGCGTGACCTGCCACACTTTGTTCGTGTGGTGCTGCTGCCCAAGTCCGGTGGCGTGGTGGAGCGATCCAAGGCCTGCCGCCGCGACACGCGCGATGAGAAGATCCGCGAGTACTTCTATGGCTTCCGCGGCGCCTCCTTCTACCCCCACGCCTTCGATGTGCGTTTTTCAGACGTGCGTATCTATAAGATCGGGGCTCCCTCCATCCCAGACTCCTGCCTGCCACTGGGCATGTCTCAGGACGACACACAGCTGAAGCTGGTTCCCGTGACCCCAGGACGGGACCTAACGCATCACGTGTTGAGCGTGAGCTGTGTGGAGGATGAGGGTGGGGAAGGTGGCAGGGCTGGCCGCAGAGGAGTGCTGGAGAGTCCTGTGTGCGGCTTCATCGTGGTGACTGCTGTGGACACTCAGGCCCAGGTGATGACTGTGCTGTCACCAgctcccaggcccctcccccgaCATACCCTCCTTATCATGGACATTCGCTTCATCGACCTTAAGTGA
- the clp1 gene encoding polyribonucleotide 5'-hydroxyl-kinase Clp1 isoform X3 yields MAADGPEKAGDEGTGGVGSSSSGGVRFELEKETELRFEVEVGERAQLELLSGMAEVFGSELNRNKKYTFGPGSKIAVFTWQGCSVSLTGKTEVAYVSRDTPMLLYLNTHAALEQMRQQAERDNERGPRVMVVGPTDVGKSTVCRLLLNYAVRLGRRPTLVELDVGQSGVSVPGTVSALCIERPADVEEGFSVQAPLVYHFGSTTPGTNIKLYNKLTSCLAEVFSQRCEVNRRASVGGCIINTCGWVKSSGYQALVHCASAFEVDVVLVLDQERLYNELKRDLPHFVRVVLLPKSGGVVERSKACRRDTRDEKIREYFYGFRGASFYPHAFDVRFSDVRIYKIGAPSIPDSCLPLGMSQDDTQLKLVPVTPGRDLTHHVLSVSCVEDEGGEGGRAGRRGVLESPVCGFIVVTAVDTQAQVMTVLSPAPRPLPRHTLLIMDIRFIDLK; encoded by the exons ATGGCAGCAGATGGGCCTGAGAAGGCAGGGGATGAAGGAACAGGCGGGGTGGGGAGTTCGAGCAGTGGCGGGGTGCGGTtcgagctggagaaggagacagagctgcGTTTTGAGGTGGAGGTCGGGGAAAGAGCACAGCTTGAGCTGCTGTCTGGGATGGCTGAGGTCTTTGGCTCTGAACTGAACCGCAACAAGAAGTACACCTTTGGGCCCGGGTCCAAGATTGCTGTCTTCACCTGGCAGGGTTGCAGTGTGTCTCTGACCGGGAAGACTGAG GTGGCATATGTTTCCCGGGATACGCCCATGCTTCTGTACCTGAACACACATGCCGCTCTGGAGCAGATGAgacagcaggcagagagagacaatgagagaggaccaagg GTGATGGTAGTGGGGCCCACAGATGTGGGGAAGTCGACGGTGTGCCGGCTGCTCCTGAACTACGCTGTAAGGCTGGGCAGGAGACCCACCCTGGTGGAGTTGGACGTGGGACAGAGCGGG GTATCTGTTCCTGGGACCGTGTCCGCACTGTGTATCGAGCGTCCCGCAGACGTGGAGGAGGGCTTCTCGGTTCAGGCCCCTCTGGTGTACCACTTTGGCTCCACCACCCCCGGAACCAACATCAAACTCTACAACAAG CTGACGTCATGCCTGGCGGAGGTGTTCTCCCAGCGCTGTGAGGTGAACCGCAGAGCCAGTGTGGGTGGCTGCATCATTAACACGTGCGGCTGGGTGAAGAGTTCTGGGTACCAGGCTCTGGTGCACTGCGCCTCTGCCTTCGAGGTGGACGTGGTCCTGGTTCTGGACCAGGAGCGGCTTTACAACGAGCTCAAGCGTGACCTGCCACACTTTGTTCGTGTGGTGCTGCTGCCCAAGTCCGGTGGCGTGGTGGAGCGATCCAAGGCCTGCCGCCGCGACACGCGCGATGAGAAGATCCGCGAGTACTTCTATGGCTTCCGCGGCGCCTCCTTCTACCCCCACGCCTTCGATGTGCGTTTTTCAGACGTGCGTATCTATAAGATCGGGGCTCCCTCCATCCCAGACTCCTGCCTGCCACTGGGCATGTCTCAGGACGACACACAGCTGAAGCTGGTTCCCGTGACCCCAGGACGGGACCTAACGCATCACGTGTTGAGCGTGAGCTGTGTGGAGGATGAGGGTGGGGAAGGTGGCAGGGCTGGCCGCAGAGGAGTGCTGGAGAGTCCTGTGTGCGGCTTCATCGTGGTGACTGCTGTGGACACTCAGGCCCAGGTGATGACTGTGCTGTCACCAgctcccaggcccctcccccgaCATACCCTCCTTATCATGGACATTCGCTTCATCGACCTTAAGTGA
- the LOC135259551 gene encoding uncharacterized protein LOC135259551, with protein sequence MAGCGSRHKVRRWPVSDITGHQHKTVFPDNCHANAKEFVFVVGDSHLRSFADGVVNKPEGRLSFGFMATPGGDATALRLEISHLGDTPRTPDAVCLLAPGNNMTSSRTIEEAARAFGTLLSVALQHWPNKVFVVDFPIRHVHATLEYQLLLKQEYHRVAAKMGVRYFSTNYVFQPSKRHLWCQDLVHLSDDKGMSLLADFIWNTSHSILHIPVNPVPLRVHPTLK encoded by the exons ATGGCAGGGTGTGGCTCACGTCATAAAGTCCGCCGATGGCCTGTGTCAGACATCACTGGGCATCAGCACAAGACTGTGTTTCCTGACAATTGTCACGCCAATGCGAAAGAG TTTGTGTTCGTTGTTGGCGATTCACATCTCAGATCTTTTGCTGATGGAGTTGTGAACAAGCCAGAGGGTCGGCTGTCCTTTGGTTTTATGGCCACACCTGGAGGAGATGCAACAGCGTTGCGTTTGGAGATCTCCCATCTTGGTGATACTCCACGTACTCCAGATGCAGTGTGCCTGCTTGCTCCAGGGAACAACATGACCTCAAGTCGCACTATTGAGGAGGCTGCCAGGGCCTTTGGGACTCTCCTCAGTGTTGCATTGCAACACTGGCCAAACAAG GTGTTTGTGGTGGATTTCCCCATACGACATGTACATGCAACACTGGAGTACCAGCTTCTGCTAAAGCAGGAATATCACCGAGTTGCAGCAAAGATGGGGGTGCGGTATTTCTCAACAAATTATGTTTTCCAGCCATCCAAAAG gCATCTCTGGTGTCAAGATTTGGTACACCTAAGTGATGACAAAGGTATGTCTCTCCTTGCGGACTTCATTTGGAACACTTCACACAGCATCCTGCACATCCCTGTCAATCCTGTGCCACTTAGAGTGCATCCTACACTCAAATGA
- the clp1 gene encoding polyribonucleotide 5'-hydroxyl-kinase Clp1 isoform X4, with product MEIRSERVRHLCLILPGYLCLVMAADGPEKAGDEGTGGVGSSSSGGVRFELEKETELRFEVEVGERAQLELLSGMAEVFGSELNRNKKYTFGPGSKIAVFTWQGCSVSLTGKTEVAYVSRDTPMLLYLNTHAALEQMRQQAERDNERGPRVSVPGTVSALCIERPADVEEGFSVQAPLVYHFGSTTPGTNIKLYNKLTSCLAEVFSQRCEVNRRASVGGCIINTCGWVKSSGYQALVHCASAFEVDVVLVLDQERLYNELKRDLPHFVRVVLLPKSGGVVERSKACRRDTRDEKIREYFYGFRGASFYPHAFDVRFSDVRIYKIGAPSIPDSCLPLGMSQDDTQLKLVPVTPGRDLTHHVLSVSCVEDEGGEGGRAGRRGVLESPVCGFIVVTAVDTQAQVMTVLSPAPRPLPRHTLLIMDIRFIDLK from the exons ATGGAAATTCGTTCGGAGCGTGTTCGTCATCTGTGTTTGATTCTTCCTGGGTACCTATGCTTG GTGATGGCAGCAGATGGGCCTGAGAAGGCAGGGGATGAAGGAACAGGCGGGGTGGGGAGTTCGAGCAGTGGCGGGGTGCGGTtcgagctggagaaggagacagagctgcGTTTTGAGGTGGAGGTCGGGGAAAGAGCACAGCTTGAGCTGCTGTCTGGGATGGCTGAGGTCTTTGGCTCTGAACTGAACCGCAACAAGAAGTACACCTTTGGGCCCGGGTCCAAGATTGCTGTCTTCACCTGGCAGGGTTGCAGTGTGTCTCTGACCGGGAAGACTGAG GTGGCATATGTTTCCCGGGATACGCCCATGCTTCTGTACCTGAACACACATGCCGCTCTGGAGCAGATGAgacagcaggcagagagagacaatgagagaggaccaagg GTATCTGTTCCTGGGACCGTGTCCGCACTGTGTATCGAGCGTCCCGCAGACGTGGAGGAGGGCTTCTCGGTTCAGGCCCCTCTGGTGTACCACTTTGGCTCCACCACCCCCGGAACCAACATCAAACTCTACAACAAG CTGACGTCATGCCTGGCGGAGGTGTTCTCCCAGCGCTGTGAGGTGAACCGCAGAGCCAGTGTGGGTGGCTGCATCATTAACACGTGCGGCTGGGTGAAGAGTTCTGGGTACCAGGCTCTGGTGCACTGCGCCTCTGCCTTCGAGGTGGACGTGGTCCTGGTTCTGGACCAGGAGCGGCTTTACAACGAGCTCAAGCGTGACCTGCCACACTTTGTTCGTGTGGTGCTGCTGCCCAAGTCCGGTGGCGTGGTGGAGCGATCCAAGGCCTGCCGCCGCGACACGCGCGATGAGAAGATCCGCGAGTACTTCTATGGCTTCCGCGGCGCCTCCTTCTACCCCCACGCCTTCGATGTGCGTTTTTCAGACGTGCGTATCTATAAGATCGGGGCTCCCTCCATCCCAGACTCCTGCCTGCCACTGGGCATGTCTCAGGACGACACACAGCTGAAGCTGGTTCCCGTGACCCCAGGACGGGACCTAACGCATCACGTGTTGAGCGTGAGCTGTGTGGAGGATGAGGGTGGGGAAGGTGGCAGGGCTGGCCGCAGAGGAGTGCTGGAGAGTCCTGTGTGCGGCTTCATCGTGGTGACTGCTGTGGACACTCAGGCCCAGGTGATGACTGTGCTGTCACCAgctcccaggcccctcccccgaCATACCCTCCTTATCATGGACATTCGCTTCATCGACCTTAAGTGA
- the clp1 gene encoding polyribonucleotide 5'-hydroxyl-kinase Clp1 isoform X1, with protein MEIRSERVRHLCLILPGYLCLVMAADGPEKAGDEGTGGVGSSSSGGVRFELEKETELRFEVEVGERAQLELLSGMAEVFGSELNRNKKYTFGPGSKIAVFTWQGCSVSLTGKTEVAYVSRDTPMLLYLNTHAALEQMRQQAERDNERGPRVMVVGPTDVGKSTVCRLLLNYAVRLGRRPTLVELDVGQSGVSVPGTVSALCIERPADVEEGFSVQAPLVYHFGSTTPGTNIKLYNKLTSCLAEVFSQRCEVNRRASVGGCIINTCGWVKSSGYQALVHCASAFEVDVVLVLDQERLYNELKRDLPHFVRVVLLPKSGGVVERSKACRRDTRDEKIREYFYGFRGASFYPHAFDVRFSDVRIYKIGAPSIPDSCLPLGMSQDDTQLKLVPVTPGRDLTHHVLSVSCVEDEGGEGGRAGRRGVLESPVCGFIVVTAVDTQAQVMTVLSPAPRPLPRHTLLIMDIRFIDLK; from the exons ATGGAAATTCGTTCGGAGCGTGTTCGTCATCTGTGTTTGATTCTTCCTGGGTACCTATGCTTG GTGATGGCAGCAGATGGGCCTGAGAAGGCAGGGGATGAAGGAACAGGCGGGGTGGGGAGTTCGAGCAGTGGCGGGGTGCGGTtcgagctggagaaggagacagagctgcGTTTTGAGGTGGAGGTCGGGGAAAGAGCACAGCTTGAGCTGCTGTCTGGGATGGCTGAGGTCTTTGGCTCTGAACTGAACCGCAACAAGAAGTACACCTTTGGGCCCGGGTCCAAGATTGCTGTCTTCACCTGGCAGGGTTGCAGTGTGTCTCTGACCGGGAAGACTGAG GTGGCATATGTTTCCCGGGATACGCCCATGCTTCTGTACCTGAACACACATGCCGCTCTGGAGCAGATGAgacagcaggcagagagagacaatgagagaggaccaagg GTGATGGTAGTGGGGCCCACAGATGTGGGGAAGTCGACGGTGTGCCGGCTGCTCCTGAACTACGCTGTAAGGCTGGGCAGGAGACCCACCCTGGTGGAGTTGGACGTGGGACAGAGCGGG GTATCTGTTCCTGGGACCGTGTCCGCACTGTGTATCGAGCGTCCCGCAGACGTGGAGGAGGGCTTCTCGGTTCAGGCCCCTCTGGTGTACCACTTTGGCTCCACCACCCCCGGAACCAACATCAAACTCTACAACAAG CTGACGTCATGCCTGGCGGAGGTGTTCTCCCAGCGCTGTGAGGTGAACCGCAGAGCCAGTGTGGGTGGCTGCATCATTAACACGTGCGGCTGGGTGAAGAGTTCTGGGTACCAGGCTCTGGTGCACTGCGCCTCTGCCTTCGAGGTGGACGTGGTCCTGGTTCTGGACCAGGAGCGGCTTTACAACGAGCTCAAGCGTGACCTGCCACACTTTGTTCGTGTGGTGCTGCTGCCCAAGTCCGGTGGCGTGGTGGAGCGATCCAAGGCCTGCCGCCGCGACACGCGCGATGAGAAGATCCGCGAGTACTTCTATGGCTTCCGCGGCGCCTCCTTCTACCCCCACGCCTTCGATGTGCGTTTTTCAGACGTGCGTATCTATAAGATCGGGGCTCCCTCCATCCCAGACTCCTGCCTGCCACTGGGCATGTCTCAGGACGACACACAGCTGAAGCTGGTTCCCGTGACCCCAGGACGGGACCTAACGCATCACGTGTTGAGCGTGAGCTGTGTGGAGGATGAGGGTGGGGAAGGTGGCAGGGCTGGCCGCAGAGGAGTGCTGGAGAGTCCTGTGTGCGGCTTCATCGTGGTGACTGCTGTGGACACTCAGGCCCAGGTGATGACTGTGCTGTCACCAgctcccaggcccctcccccgaCATACCCTCCTTATCATGGACATTCGCTTCATCGACCTTAAGTGA